The following proteins are encoded in a genomic region of Bubalus kerabau isolate K-KA32 ecotype Philippines breed swamp buffalo chromosome 15, PCC_UOA_SB_1v2, whole genome shotgun sequence:
- the LOC129629071 gene encoding hemoglobin subunit beta — protein sequence MLTAEEKAAVTAFWGKVHVDEVGGEALGRLLVVYPWTQRFFESFGDLSTADAVMNNPKVKAHGKKVLDSFSNGMKHLDDLKGTFAALSELHCDKLHVDPENFKLLGNVLVVVLARHFGKEFTPVLQADFQKVVAGVANALAHRYH from the exons ATGCTGACTGCTGAGGAGAAGGCTGCCGTCACCGCCTTCTGGGGCAAGGTGCATGTGGATGAAGTTGGTGGTGAGGCCCTGGGCAG GCTGCTGGTTGTCTACCCCTGGACTCAGAGGTTCTTTGAATCCTTTGGGGACTTGTCCACTGCTGATGCTGTTATGAACAACCCTAAGGTGAAGGCCCATGGCAAGAAGGTGCTAGATTCCTTTAGTAACGGCATGAAGCATCTCGACGACCTCAAGGGCACCTTTGCTGCGCTGAGTGAGCTGCACTGTGATAAGCTGCATGTGGATCCTGAGAACTTCAAG CTCCTGGGCAACGTGCTAGTGGTTGTGCTGGCTCGCCATTTTGGCAAGGAATTCACCCCGGTGCTGCAGGCTGACTTTCAGAAGGTGGTGGCTGGTGTGGCCAATGCCCTGGCCCACAGATATCATTAA